One window of uncultured Methanoregula sp. genomic DNA carries:
- a CDS encoding PAS domain S-box protein, which yields MTRKKNGSEPEPRAISQNPELRRNYGATAGTRETTRSANGWSGERSHDITRQVPVEDELRETKVYLDTLITYANAPIIVWDPQFRITLFNRAFEHLTGRKAEDVLNQSIEILFPENYLHEAMACILKTVAGERWDSVEIPIQTKNGEVRTVLWNAASITGCDGSTVIATIAQGQDITDRKKIESEYRMRATGYAKMNVALTEEISQRKLADSNLKKTLSLLNATLESTADGILAVDLSRTVTSYNQNFVRMWNIPSSMMESGQSLVIMHYLQLQLKDSEGFLANIDDLHQHINRESSDMLELTDGRIFERYSKPQKIGNVVVGRVWSFRDITDRKRAEEKLVASLQKEEVMLREIHHRVKNNLQLISGLLDMTRMRTSDESTNRILTDMMLKIHTMAQIHTRLYESKEFGRISLPGQFRDQIAALSSIYSNKGHEISCEIQAGELFLTVDQAIPCALVVNEILSNAYKHAFKGKKYGTIIISARMDNQHIRISVRDNGIGIPCDFDISRTSSLGLKLVRTLVYHQLKGSLKVNCNEGTEMIVEFPVIVEGT from the coding sequence ATGACAAGAAAAAAGAACGGATCAGAACCCGAACCCCGGGCAATCTCCCAAAACCCGGAATTGAGACGAAACTATGGGGCAACTGCCGGAACCCGGGAAACAACGAGGTCCGCGAATGGGTGGAGCGGGGAACGGTCTCACGATATCACCCGCCAGGTACCGGTTGAGGATGAACTCCGTGAAACAAAGGTATATCTCGACACCCTCATCACCTATGCAAACGCCCCCATAATCGTCTGGGATCCGCAATTCCGCATTACCCTGTTCAACCGGGCGTTTGAACACCTGACCGGCAGGAAAGCTGAGGATGTTCTCAACCAGTCCATTGAAATCCTCTTCCCGGAAAATTATCTCCATGAGGCGATGGCATGTATCCTGAAGACCGTAGCGGGGGAACGGTGGGACAGTGTGGAAATCCCCATTCAGACGAAAAACGGGGAGGTCAGGACCGTTCTCTGGAATGCCGCGTCTATTACCGGTTGTGACGGATCAACCGTAATAGCAACTATTGCGCAGGGCCAGGATATCACGGACCGGAAAAAAATTGAATCAGAGTACCGGATGAGGGCTACGGGATACGCAAAAATGAATGTAGCGCTTACCGAAGAAATTTCCCAGAGAAAACTGGCTGATTCGAATCTTAAGAAAACCCTGTCCCTCCTCAATGCAACTCTCGAATCAACCGCAGATGGCATCCTTGCAGTTGACCTGAGCCGGACTGTCACCAGTTACAACCAGAATTTTGTACGTATGTGGAATATTCCATCATCTATGATGGAATCCGGCCAGAGCCTGGTGATAATGCATTATCTTCAGCTGCAGCTTAAGGACTCGGAGGGGTTTTTGGCCAATATTGACGATCTCCACCAGCACATAAACCGCGAGAGTTCGGACATGCTTGAACTCACCGATGGCCGGATTTTCGAACGGTACTCAAAACCCCAGAAGATAGGCAACGTGGTTGTCGGGAGAGTCTGGAGCTTCCGGGATATTACCGATCGTAAACGGGCTGAAGAAAAACTCGTTGCATCCTTACAGAAAGAAGAGGTAATGCTTCGCGAGATCCACCACCGGGTGAAAAACAACCTCCAGTTGATCTCCGGCCTTCTCGATATGACACGGATGAGAACCTCGGATGAATCTACAAATCGTATCCTCACGGATATGATGCTGAAAATTCATACCATGGCGCAAATCCATACCCGGCTCTATGAAAGCAAGGAGTTCGGACGGATCAGCCTGCCCGGCCAGTTCCGCGACCAGATAGCGGCCTTATCGAGTATTTATTCCAATAAAGGACACGAGATAAGCTGCGAGATTCAAGCCGGGGAACTGTTTCTTACGGTAGACCAGGCAATCCCCTGTGCACTTGTCGTCAACGAGATCCTTTCGAATGCGTATAAACATGCCTTTAAAGGAAAAAAGTATGGCACAATTATCATTTCCGCTCGTATGGACAACCAGCATATCCGTATTTCTGTCCGTGATAATGGTATAGGTATTCCGTGTGATTTTGATATCAGCCGTACCAGCAGCCTTGGACTCAAGCTTGTCAGAACCCTGGTATATCACCAGCTGAAGGGATCTCTAAAGGTTAACTGCAATGAAGGTACAGAAATGATTGTAGAATTTCCGGTTATCGTTGAGGGGACATAA
- a CDS encoding response regulator encodes MAKILIVDDEAIITMQLEERLSAMGYTIAGMAASGEEAIDKARRTRPDLILMDIVMPGKINGIETAKIITEELDVPVVFVTSYADDAIIEKAKNVRPYGYIVKPFNELELKAAIEVALFRKASESLDQKPKTGAHRRSPPRAEAPEDIDEGIAYLDFPEIKTVLLKDIFTEIVLFLYTDPVAKEPIFKFALEEGIKKGGRNIFAYFASTLQRHFLKEIQKKELFTHRMKRNEVFTLLPLLEKCMESFPGNDGKRSIQLLLDFSETEEFTDILAIRKFVLSQKENGVPVSGIIALNIGNIDHTLIQSLAEGIPKIIVSTGKETTLSFAQHSFPAESVSVVPQSTIDDIVRKSLEPVVLSLLDKPISGYDIIHEIHNRYNVLIPQARVYALLNDLQQNGYLEIKVSGKSKLHCPTDKGRKYFVSRLNDFKLVFQHILGGNMSDPLGNPDKNKEPVKKS; translated from the coding sequence ATGGCAAAGATACTCATAGTGGATGATGAAGCAATCATCACGATGCAGCTGGAAGAACGCCTGAGTGCAATGGGCTATACTATTGCCGGGATGGCGGCCTCGGGCGAAGAAGCGATCGATAAGGCACGACGGACCCGGCCCGATCTGATCCTGATGGATATCGTTATGCCCGGGAAAATAAACGGTATAGAAACCGCCAAAATAATCACGGAAGAGCTCGATGTCCCGGTAGTTTTTGTCACCTCATATGCCGATGACGCGATCATCGAAAAAGCAAAAAATGTCAGGCCATACGGGTACATAGTAAAACCATTCAATGAACTGGAACTAAAAGCTGCTATTGAAGTGGCGCTGTTCAGGAAAGCATCCGAGAGCCTGGACCAGAAACCCAAAACGGGTGCCCATCGGAGATCTCCCCCCCGGGCAGAGGCCCCTGAAGATATCGACGAAGGAATTGCCTACCTGGACTTCCCCGAGATAAAAACGGTTCTTTTAAAGGATATCTTCACCGAGATTGTCCTCTTTCTTTACACGGACCCTGTGGCAAAAGAACCCATATTCAAATTTGCATTGGAAGAGGGAATCAAAAAAGGCGGACGCAATATTTTTGCCTATTTTGCGTCCACCCTCCAGAGACATTTCCTCAAGGAGATCCAGAAAAAGGAGCTTTTCACCCACCGGATGAAAAGAAATGAAGTTTTCACCCTCCTGCCTCTCCTGGAAAAATGCATGGAATCATTTCCCGGAAATGATGGGAAACGTTCTATCCAGCTCCTGCTTGATTTTTCTGAGACCGAAGAATTCACCGATATCCTTGCCATCCGAAAATTTGTCCTTTCGCAGAAAGAAAACGGAGTACCTGTATCGGGGATTATAGCACTGAATATCGGCAATATCGATCACACCCTCATACAGTCCCTTGCAGAAGGTATCCCGAAGATCATCGTATCCACAGGAAAAGAGACAACGCTCTCGTTTGCACAACACTCTTTTCCGGCAGAATCGGTTTCTGTCGTTCCCCAGTCTACCATTGATGATATCGTAAGAAAATCATTGGAACCGGTGGTTCTCTCGCTCCTGGACAAACCTATCTCCGGCTATGACATCATCCACGAGATCCATAACCGGTATAATGTGCTGATCCCCCAGGCGCGGGTGTACGCTCTCCTCAACGATCTTCAGCAAAACGGGTATCTTGAGATCAAAGTTTCCGGTAAATCCAAATTACACTGCCCTACCGATAAAGGCAGAAAATATTTTGTTTCGCGACTCAACGATTTCAAACTGGTGTTCCAGCATATTTTGGGCGGAAACATGTCGGATCCCCTGGGAAATCCCGATAAAAACAAGGAGCCGGTGAAAAAATCCTGA
- the mgtA gene encoding magnesium-translocating P-type ATPase has protein sequence MAHPTTGSEQEKKQQPGVAFHTLPENEILAKLDATREGLTSAQADTRLDQFGHNDISQARKRPVIIQFLEHFKNLLVIILLFAAGISLIVGEVTDAVIIFIIVIASVTLDFFQEYKAGNAAEMLRQKIISKASVLRDGDRTELPINGLVPGDIIFLAAGDIVPADARLLEARDLYINQSALTGEPFPVEKTAGIADPKTPPAEAANYVFLGTSVVSGTATAIITRTGMSTEFGKVAKTLVDRPPETEFERGLKQFSYLMSKFIFFLVIFVFFINALFRHGVLESLLFSIALAVGMTPELLPMILSLNLSKGSVAMSQKGAIVKHPESIQNFGSMDVLCTDKTGTLTDNQIALVRHLDTEGNDCENVLLYSYINSYFHTGLKSPLDDAIVRFRHIDIDAYQKIDEIPFDFIRRRVSIIAARKSDHILVSKGAPEEILGICKSVDQNGTVIVLTDSIRDRINAIYRAQSADGFRTLAVCYRMVPADQKQFSVTDEKEMVLVGLITFIDPPKESARESIQALAKSGIELKILTGDNELVTKKTCELIDLTVKGVLTGAEIEQLDQESLSRVVEDVTIFSRLNPSQKNKVMIALKHNGHVVGFMGDGINDAPSIRQADVGISVENAVDIAKESADIILLKNDLRILNDGVLEGRRTFGNTMKYILMGTSSNFGNMFSVAGASLFLRFLPMLPIQILLNNLLYDVSESTIPTDNVDDSYIASPKKWDMEFIKKFVMVFGPISSIFDFITFFILLFIFRADAPFFQTAWFVESICTQTLVIFVIRTRVVPFYKSRPSRLLMASTLLIVLVACVLPFTIIGGLFGFVQPPVAFFAVLAGLVVGYLIIVEIVKWWFYRKYSTFIERKTAKPTT, from the coding sequence ATGGCCCATCCCACGACAGGATCAGAACAGGAAAAAAAACAGCAGCCGGGTGTGGCATTCCATACCCTGCCGGAAAACGAGATCCTGGCAAAACTCGATGCCACACGGGAGGGGTTAACATCGGCGCAGGCAGATACCCGGCTGGACCAGTTCGGGCATAACGACATCTCCCAGGCAAGGAAACGGCCGGTCATCATCCAGTTTCTGGAGCATTTCAAGAACCTGCTCGTAATAATCCTCCTCTTTGCCGCCGGCATTTCACTCATCGTCGGCGAAGTTACCGATGCGGTAATCATTTTTATCATCGTCATTGCAAGCGTAACTCTGGATTTCTTCCAGGAATACAAGGCGGGAAATGCCGCAGAGATGCTCAGGCAGAAGATCATCTCGAAAGCCTCGGTCCTCCGTGACGGGGACCGGACCGAACTGCCCATCAACGGCCTCGTGCCGGGCGATATCATCTTCCTTGCTGCCGGGGACATCGTGCCGGCCGATGCCCGGCTGCTGGAGGCCCGGGATTTGTACATCAACCAGTCGGCCCTTACCGGGGAACCGTTCCCGGTTGAGAAAACAGCCGGCATTGCAGATCCAAAAACTCCACCCGCAGAAGCTGCCAACTATGTCTTCCTTGGCACTTCAGTAGTCAGCGGTACAGCAACCGCGATAATAACACGGACCGGTATGTCCACCGAGTTTGGGAAAGTAGCAAAAACCCTCGTAGACCGTCCCCCCGAGACAGAGTTCGAGCGCGGTCTCAAACAGTTCAGTTACCTGATGTCGAAATTCATCTTCTTCCTCGTCATTTTCGTCTTCTTCATCAATGCCCTGTTCCGGCACGGGGTTCTTGAGTCACTCCTCTTCTCGATTGCACTTGCAGTCGGGATGACACCAGAGCTCCTGCCAATGATTCTCTCCCTGAACCTTTCCAAGGGTTCGGTCGCCATGTCACAGAAAGGGGCGATCGTCAAGCACCCGGAATCGATCCAGAATTTTGGGAGCATGGACGTGCTCTGCACCGACAAGACCGGTACCCTCACGGATAACCAGATCGCGCTCGTGCGGCACCTGGACACGGAAGGAAACGACTGCGAGAATGTTCTCCTGTATTCCTACATCAACAGCTACTTCCATACAGGTCTTAAAAGCCCCCTCGACGATGCCATAGTCCGGTTCCGCCACATCGACATCGACGCATACCAGAAGATCGATGAGATCCCGTTCGATTTTATACGCAGGCGCGTTTCCATCATCGCAGCCCGGAAATCCGACCATATCCTTGTATCGAAAGGTGCACCGGAAGAGATCCTTGGCATCTGCAAGTCGGTAGATCAGAACGGGACGGTTATTGTCCTGACAGATTCCATCAGGGATCGAATTAATGCCATCTACCGGGCCCAGAGCGCAGACGGGTTCCGGACGCTCGCTGTCTGTTACCGGATGGTGCCGGCTGACCAGAAACAGTTCTCCGTAACCGATGAGAAAGAGATGGTTCTTGTCGGCCTCATTACCTTTATCGATCCCCCCAAGGAAAGTGCCCGCGAATCGATCCAGGCGCTGGCTAAGTCCGGTATAGAACTCAAGATCCTTACCGGCGACAATGAACTCGTCACGAAAAAGACCTGTGAGCTGATCGACCTCACGGTCAAAGGTGTGCTGACGGGTGCAGAAATCGAGCAGCTCGACCAGGAGTCACTCTCAAGGGTTGTCGAGGATGTGACGATTTTTTCCCGCCTGAACCCATCCCAGAAGAACAAGGTCATGATCGCGCTGAAACATAACGGCCACGTGGTCGGTTTCATGGGCGACGGAATCAACGACGCCCCGTCCATCCGGCAGGCGGATGTCGGTATCTCGGTGGAAAATGCTGTGGATATCGCGAAAGAATCGGCCGATATTATTCTATTAAAAAATGACCTGCGAATCCTCAACGACGGTGTGCTGGAAGGCCGGCGGACGTTCGGAAACACCATGAAATATATCCTGATGGGGACGAGCTCCAATTTCGGGAACATGTTCTCGGTTGCCGGCGCATCGCTCTTCCTCCGGTTTTTGCCCATGCTCCCCATCCAGATTCTCTTGAACAACCTCCTTTACGATGTGTCCGAGTCCACGATCCCCACCGACAATGTGGACGATTCCTATATCGCATCGCCGAAAAAATGGGATATGGAGTTCATCAAGAAATTCGTCATGGTCTTTGGGCCGATCAGCTCCATTTTCGATTTTATCACGTTCTTCATCCTGCTCTTCATATTCAGGGCCGATGCACCGTTCTTCCAGACTGCATGGTTCGTCGAGTCGATCTGCACCCAGACGCTCGTGATCTTTGTGATCCGGACCCGGGTCGTCCCGTTCTACAAGAGCAGGCCGAGCAGGCTCCTTATGGCAAGCACGCTCCTCATCGTGCTCGTTGCCTGCGTCCTGCCGTTCACAATCATCGGCGGTCTCTTCGGATTTGTGCAGCCGCCCGTTGCTTTCTTTGCAGTACTGGCCGGGCTCGTGGTCGGCTACCTGATCATTGTCGAGATCGTAAAATGGTGGTTCTACCGGAAATATTCCACGTTTATCGAGCGCAAGACCGCAAAGCCGACTACATAA
- a CDS encoding sulfurtransferase, whose amino-acid sequence MDKKYPYGKGDGIVQWVSTEWLEDHLTEKDLVILDCQPNVHEYIQDHIPGALYVPEGLFRIHAGRHPSRWIPERAMQILLSTLGLEPGKPVVVYSGSGPLTTCASFIGDGLEQTMLAYTLVRYGHRQVYVLDGGFEKWKEEKRPLTREFGTAALSSFTADLKKDFFMSYDELIRVKDKPGVLLIDARPTPVYEGQGPWVKPGHIPGAVSLPWKSLMDEKNKKLLKPDDQIHTLVKAAGISPDKTIICSCGTGREATNEFILFKWYLGYPNVVLYEGGFTEWTSYPENPVVTGKSPR is encoded by the coding sequence ATGGACAAAAAGTATCCTTACGGAAAAGGCGACGGGATCGTTCAATGGGTCTCGACAGAATGGCTTGAAGACCATCTTACTGAAAAAGATCTGGTGATCCTGGATTGCCAGCCAAATGTCCACGAATACATACAGGATCATATTCCTGGTGCCCTGTATGTACCTGAAGGGCTTTTCCGCATTCATGCGGGCAGGCATCCCAGCCGGTGGATACCGGAACGTGCTATGCAGATCCTGCTCAGTACATTAGGTCTGGAGCCGGGTAAACCGGTTGTAGTGTATTCAGGTTCCGGCCCGCTCACTACGTGTGCCAGTTTTATTGGTGACGGGCTTGAACAGACCATGCTTGCGTATACCCTCGTCCGTTATGGGCATCGTCAGGTGTATGTTCTTGACGGGGGGTTTGAAAAATGGAAGGAGGAGAAACGGCCGCTTACCCGTGAATTTGGTACGGCAGCACTGTCATCGTTTACCGCTGACTTAAAGAAGGATTTTTTCATGAGTTATGACGAACTGATCCGGGTCAAAGACAAGCCGGGAGTTCTCCTGATTGATGCCCGCCCAACCCCCGTGTACGAAGGGCAGGGGCCGTGGGTAAAACCCGGCCATATCCCCGGGGCCGTCAGCCTGCCCTGGAAGAGCCTGATGGATGAGAAAAACAAGAAACTCTTGAAGCCGGACGACCAGATCCACACTCTTGTCAAAGCTGCCGGTATTTCACCGGATAAAACTATTATCTGCTCGTGCGGTACCGGGCGGGAGGCAACAAACGAGTTTATCCTCTTCAAATGGTATCTCGGTTATCCAAACGTGGTTTTGTATGAAGGTGGGTTCACTGAATGGACATCGTACCCGGAGAATCCTGTAGTTACCGGGAAAAGTCCCCGGTAA
- the lon gene encoding endopeptidase La, whose protein sequence is MIESSTSTDEKRETLVLPLFEIVVFPKTRTKIQVDEKTGTILASAMNQADVAYAIGLTVRTGGTNSTEVSGDMVYPIGNLLKISSVQPTDAGFLVFAESVQRVVAETFSEKDNQLYATYRLVPDVQDLDDATHAELIIDIKKTIHEISNRFQGSEHFTRPIDNMDSIDQIMGFIVPFMPVPLAEKQALLEIVSSRERYITFFETLTKLKENLNFRIEVARKVSDKVTRSNREAMLREQLKVIQEELGELDGTGPDDGGYREKIGQSKMPDDIKKKALAEVKKLEAGGSQNHEAPVIRNYLDLLLDLPWETEEKKNIDIAEARRVLESNHNGLEKVKERIIQHLAVMKLKHEKQGSILLLAGPPGTGKTSLGKSIAEALGRKYVRISLGGIRDEAEIRGHRRTYVGALPGRIIQGIKRAGTKNPVFILDEIDKLAVSYAGDPASALLEVLDPEQNNTFSDHYLEVPYDLSEVFFIATANSLATIPAPLLDRMELIEISGYTKNEKFAIAKDHLLPKTLEEHGLDKDKLIIGDEALKSIIEKYTREAGVRWLKKQLDKTARYVSEKIVSGTPTLPFVVNEEMLDTILGKEVNRPDMARKDPVPGVVTGLAWTPVGGDILFIEGTFMPGTGKLTLTGQLGDVMKESANISLSLIRSRLANTANSFDFMASDVHIHVPSGATPKDGPSAGVTLFTALTSLITGRTVDPKLAMTGEITLSGAVLPVGGIKEKILAAHRAGITKIILPKENVRDLSEVPEDVRSELKFVPVEHIEEVLREALGIDLPPRPPVSFAGNPSIPVQNC, encoded by the coding sequence ATGATTGAAAGTTCAACATCCACTGATGAAAAGCGGGAAACCCTCGTGCTCCCGCTCTTCGAGATTGTCGTCTTCCCGAAAACCCGGACAAAAATCCAGGTTGATGAAAAGACCGGAACTATCCTTGCATCGGCAATGAATCAAGCCGATGTAGCGTATGCTATAGGGCTTACCGTGAGAACCGGCGGTACCAATTCCACGGAAGTATCCGGAGACATGGTATACCCGATAGGAAACCTGCTGAAGATATCATCCGTTCAACCCACCGATGCAGGCTTCCTCGTCTTTGCGGAGTCCGTCCAGAGAGTAGTGGCTGAAACCTTCTCGGAAAAAGATAATCAGCTTTATGCCACGTACCGGCTCGTCCCGGATGTGCAGGACCTCGACGATGCAACGCATGCAGAGCTCATCATAGATATCAAAAAGACCATCCATGAGATCAGCAACCGTTTCCAGGGCTCCGAGCACTTTACCCGGCCCATCGATAACATGGATTCCATTGACCAGATCATGGGATTCATCGTGCCGTTCATGCCGGTTCCTCTTGCAGAAAAGCAGGCACTCCTGGAGATCGTCTCTTCCAGGGAGCGTTACATCACGTTCTTTGAGACCCTGACAAAACTCAAGGAGAACCTCAATTTCCGTATCGAGGTGGCGCGCAAAGTCTCCGATAAGGTGACCCGGTCAAACCGGGAAGCGATGCTGCGGGAGCAGCTCAAAGTGATCCAGGAAGAACTGGGGGAACTCGACGGCACCGGTCCTGATGATGGCGGGTACCGTGAAAAAATTGGCCAGTCGAAGATGCCTGATGATATAAAAAAGAAGGCCCTTGCCGAGGTTAAAAAACTTGAAGCAGGTGGCAGCCAGAACCACGAAGCCCCTGTCATCAGGAATTACCTGGATCTCCTGCTCGATCTTCCCTGGGAAACCGAAGAGAAAAAGAACATCGATATCGCAGAAGCCCGGCGTGTGCTCGAAAGCAATCATAACGGTCTGGAAAAAGTCAAGGAGAGGATCATCCAGCACCTCGCGGTCATGAAACTGAAGCACGAGAAGCAGGGGTCCATTCTTCTTCTTGCAGGGCCCCCGGGAACCGGGAAAACCAGCCTTGGGAAGAGCATAGCAGAGGCTCTTGGCCGGAAGTATGTCCGGATAAGTCTTGGTGGCATTCGTGATGAGGCAGAGATCCGTGGTCACCGGAGAACGTATGTCGGGGCACTGCCCGGGAGGATCATCCAGGGCATCAAGCGTGCGGGCACGAAAAATCCCGTCTTCATCCTTGACGAGATCGACAAGCTCGCCGTTTCCTATGCAGGAGACCCGGCAAGCGCCCTCCTTGAAGTTCTCGACCCCGAACAGAACAACACCTTCTCGGATCACTACCTGGAAGTCCCCTATGACCTGTCCGAGGTCTTCTTCATAGCAACTGCCAATTCCCTTGCAACGATTCCCGCCCCGCTTCTTGACCGGATGGAGCTCATCGAGATCTCGGGCTACACGAAGAACGAGAAGTTCGCCATTGCAAAAGATCACCTGCTGCCAAAGACCCTCGAAGAACACGGCCTCGACAAGGATAAACTCATTATCGGTGATGAGGCCCTCAAATCGATCATTGAAAAATATACCCGCGAGGCTGGCGTCCGGTGGCTGAAGAAACAGCTCGATAAGACGGCACGGTATGTTTCTGAGAAAATTGTATCGGGAACTCCCACGCTTCCGTTTGTCGTGAACGAGGAAATGCTCGACACGATCCTTGGAAAAGAGGTGAACCGTCCGGATATGGCACGCAAGGACCCGGTGCCGGGGGTTGTCACCGGCCTTGCATGGACCCCGGTCGGAGGGGATATCCTCTTTATCGAGGGCACGTTCATGCCCGGCACCGGGAAGCTCACGCTTACCGGCCAGCTCGGGGATGTTATGAAAGAGTCGGCAAACATATCGCTCTCCCTGATCCGGTCGCGGCTCGCCAATACCGCGAACAGCTTCGATTTCATGGCAAGCGATGTCCACATCCACGTACCTTCGGGTGCAACACCCAAGGACGGACCGTCAGCCGGTGTGACCCTCTTTACGGCCCTGACCTCCTTAATCACCGGCAGGACCGTTGACCCGAAGCTTGCCATGACCGGGGAGATCACGCTCAGCGGTGCCGTATTGCCGGTTGGCGGCATCAAGGAGAAGATCCTGGCAGCTCACCGGGCAGGGATCACGAAAATAATCCTGCCAAAAGAGAATGTGAGGGACTTAAGTGAAGTACCAGAAGATGTCCGGAGCGAACTGAAGTTCGTCCCGGTGGAGCATATCGAAGAGGTCCTCAGGGAAGCACTGGGAATTGACCTGCCCCCGAGGCCCCCGGTCTCATTTGCGGGAAACCCTTCCATACCGGTACAGAATTGCTGA